The DNA sequence TACTAAATGGGACCTCCTATCCTCACCAAGACCACCCCACAAAAATTACGGCAGATTCTCTCAATTCTACAAGTCACACCACAGCAGGTAAAGgaaagagggaaagaaaatatgttggaaGATTAGATAACGTACTTTTAATCAGAGTAATTCCTCCctctttagaaaaataaattattttccaaccagccaacatcatctctattttctcaatcacaCCATCCCAAATCAATGAGAATTTGTATGGGGCACCTAAAGGAAGCCTAGATATCTCAATATGGAGGGATGGGATCTTACAACCTAAAATATTGGCTAAATCCAAAGTGTTCGAGACAGGACCCACTGGGACTATTTCTGACTTAGATAAATTGACTCTAAGCCCAGAAACAGATTCAAAGCAAAGCAAAAGGGCCCTCAAAGATCGAAGATGGTGTTGATTAGGGTCACTGAAAATAAGGGAATCGTCAGCAAAAAGGAGGTGCGAGACCTTTAAGTTGCCAGGAGAGTTCCCACCCACCAAAAAACCCGACAAAAAGCTCCCAACAACAGCAGCatcaatcattctactcaaagcatccaTGACAAGAATAAATAGGAAAGGAGACAAGTGATCCCCTTGCCTCGATCCTCTCGAACTATTGAAGAATCTAGTAGAAGATCTctcttcaaattatattttttctgtattatttttaatatcaaattcattttaCCCTTACATTTTGACAATCACGTAAGGCAACACTATAAGCCCATAACATTTTCTAGTACATTTTCACATTTTCAGTGAATGAAATTTATGGTTTCTGTAGTTGGTTTCTAGCACCTTCTCATGTAAATGAAACCTTGACATagattgaaaatttttcatAGAACTAGGGATTAAACCACTGTTTTCCTTGCTGGATTAATGTAAATGGATGTTTATGTGGCATTGATCAGGACATAGCTGAGCCTTTGGGTTTTGAAGTGAAGGCTGGAGTTGAACCCTTATGAGGCTCCTTGAGTCTCTACAAGATAATGCCTTGTtacttatctaattatttttttgctcccccaaaaaaaaaaaaagaaagaaaaaaaaccccaaatgtCTGATGGACCCTGTAAATGTTTTGCACCCAAGTATCCAAACTTAGACCTAAAGGGAGCATACCACTAAGACCAAGGCTCTTACTACGTGAGCCAATCTCTAGAGgttcaattatttaattttaatttgtttgtacaTCAGCTACTGCATTTTAAACAATAATCGAATATTTGGATTCCTTGGGCAGGATGCATACGTTtaattgttttgatattatgcTGAAGTACTTTTTGAAGGCCTATATAACCTTATTTGTTTCCATGATTTAGGAGAGGTCAACTGGCCGATCTCGTGGTTTTGGTTATGTAACATTTGCATCAGTTGAAGATGCTAAGGTAAGTGCGGATTTACATTCATTGGAATTCAGGTTTTATTCTTTATGTATCGTGACATTTTGGGAGATTTTATCTGATGAGATAACTATTTGggtttttaaatctttataatGCATTTCCTCATTTTTGATGCGTGAAATATTTCTTGCTGTAGAACGCATTGTCAGGCGAGCACTTTCTTGGAAACCGAATGCTGGAAGTTAAAGTGGCTACCCCGAAGGTtctgttataaaaatataaaacagtaGACGCTTTTTCACCCATTTTATATGTTTGTTATAATTTTCCTGTCTTTCACTCTTGTCccacaaaatgaaaaagtaatttTCAGAAATGTAAGTTTTGAGCTGAGAATTATATGTAATGTTTTTCTATTGGCAGGAGGAAATGAGAGCACCTGCAAAGAAAGTTACCCGGATATTTGTTGCTAGAATCCCACAATCTGTGACAGAAGAAACCTTTCGAAGGTATAGTTCTGATTTCTACACTATTGTaatgatttttatcttatcataatactttatatatttttgtacatTCTGGGAATCTCCAgacataatttatgaataatgatGAATAAGCATGGTGATCTAAtgtttttcacttttgtttttggttttttagtCATTTTGAGCAATATGGCGATATAACAGATTTGTACATGCccaaggttctctctctctctctctctctctctctctctccccatatgtttgtatatatgtCTTTAAttggtaaacaaattttattgatagaaataggcatagcccaagtacacaggagtgtgtatatatatgtcatagATATCTGGATGTACTTTTTTTACATACATGCACAActacaaaatcaaatttatacaTGGCAACGATTGCTTTAGTGGAATTAACATGGTGCAATTTTGTTCTTGTGCTGTGAAGGATCAAGGCTCAAAAATTCATCGTGGAATTGGCTTTATCACCTTTGCAAGTGCAGGTCAGACCACTTTTCTTCGTTTTGGTGCTATGAGCTTTTGCATGACACTGGCAATTTGGATGCCATCATCTTGCCTTTTCTCTCCCCAATAACTACCGTCTAACTTAAGAGGAGATGCCTTTCTACCATGTTCTCTTCTTTTGAGTCCATCCCATACGCATTTACGAGTGTGCTGACATATGGAAATTCAATCTATCTGCATAGGAAATCCTCAAAAGCTCttattctgttttctttttctctctctatttttttggtCAGACGGGATCATGCTTAAGCAAAGTACACCCTGTTACCCCTCCCAACCCAAAAAGAGAAGGAATTAATTGATTCTGTATAGCAGAAACACATGTATCTTTAAAGTAATTTTGTTAGCAATCCTTGTTTTTAACTCTCAGAACCCAGaaaatcaaaagctttatttatttttttaataaaaattacagcAATCATAGGTTAGCAGTAAATTGTTGTAATTATCTGTTTGTGGTCTTGCAGATTCTGTGGACAATTTGATGGCCGAAACTCATGAATTGGGTGGTTCTACTGTAGTTGTTGATCGAGCAACACCAAAGGCAAGTTACAGCACGCCtagccttttttcttttggttgcaGCTTTTACCCCTCCTCAAAGAAGAAAGTCttatttatggatttttttcaaaacactattctattttttatttcagctaatatgatatgatatatttcaGGAAGATGACTTCAGGCCAATGGGCAGAACGGCACAGGGTGGATATGGTGCATACAATGCTTATATTTCTGCAGCAACTAGATATGCAGCCCTTGGTGCTCCTACTTTATATGATCATCCCGGCTCAGTTTATGGGAGTAAGTACCTTTGAGACCTTATTTCAAGTATATgccattaatattaatatgcattcattttttcctctttatgTTGAATTAGGGGGTGAGTCCAGTCGAGGAATGGGCAAGAAGATTTTTGTCGGGAGGCTTCCTCAGGAGGCAAGCTCTGAAGATCTCCGCCAGTATTTTGGTAGATTTGGCCGTATATTAGATGTCTATGTTCCAAGGGTAAGATAGATACATATTATATTAGCAGATGTTTGATTCAAGGTACTGATACTCATGTAAAATGCTTATGATATAGGACCCTAAGAGGACTGGCCACCGAGGTTTTGGTTTTGTAACTTTTGCCGATGATGGTGTAGCAGATCGTGTATCTCGAAGACCTCATGAGATCTGCGGACATCAGGTATCAAAATGAATTTGTCATTTATCTTTCAATTCTAACTATCGTTATGCCAATACCCCCGCCCCTCCCccttctttttctatttccttcTTCCTGTGCCGTCTGGTCAGTAGGTTAGGCTTTTTCAACAGTGACCATTTTGCGATTCTACCAAGTGTTATTTGCATGATGTCATGCAACCATTTTTCAACTATGATTAGTCAAGAAGTATCGACTTTaattcacttataaaaaaagttttgaatttaattcattGACTTGCTCTGTAGGTTGCGATAGATTCAGCCACACCTCTTGATGATGCTGGTCCTCCCAGTGGAAGTTTTATGATGAATCCTGCGGAATCCTTTGGTGGGTATGGTGGTCCAATGCGAACCTATGGCAGGATGTATGGAAGCCTGGATTTTGATGATGTGAGTATATGCATAATGTTTCACAATGGCAGATCTAGTAATTGACTTCTGTTGATACTTGTGTAATCTTTGGAATGAGAAGACTGTGTATTTGTAGAACCTGCTTATCATCTgcaattaataaatgaaatccTCACTGCTTTTTACGTGTGTGTCTTCTCGATATGATTTTATGATGTTCGCTTACATGATGCCATCTTTGTTTTCCAGTGGGGTTATGGAATCGGCAGTGGGGGGAGACCATCAAGAGCAGATTGGAGGTACAGGCCATACTAAAGAGTCTTGGCCTCTGGGGGGACGTGAAATTGCGTCTGATGATGACATATAGGGATGTCAGAAAGAATGTATTGCAGTCTATTAACTATCACTTAAAATTTATTGGTAGGATGGCGTTTTGATACTCGGTTCCCAACTCAAACAGTTCAATAAGTCTTGTTTCAGTCAGAGGTTGGAAACATTATTAGTGAGTTAGTCTGTTATTTGATGCATTGAGCCATTATTGTGCTGCCATATggctttgttttcataattaatctctaacttatcttatttaattattataattttatcaaatatttacgcaaaatataataaacaatttatctttttcaaattttaatttaatattttaaaattttaaaataaaaataatattaaaaaaatatattttgataatattttatttaatttgcattG is a window from the Juglans regia cultivar Chandler chromosome 7, Walnut 2.0, whole genome shotgun sequence genome containing:
- the LOC109009085 gene encoding heterogeneous nuclear ribonucleoprotein A1-like 2; this encodes MDRKLVVLGIPWDVDTEGLRDYMSKFGELEDCIVMKERSTGRSRGFGYVTFASVEDAKNALSGEHFLGNRMLEVKVATPKEEMRAPAKKVTRIFVARIPQSVTEETFRSHFEQYGDITDLYMPKDQGSKIHRGIGFITFASADSVDNLMAETHELGGSTVVVDRATPKEDDFRPMGRTAQGGYGAYNAYISAATRYAALGAPTLYDHPGSVYGRGESSRGMGKKIFVGRLPQEASSEDLRQYFGRFGRILDVYVPRDPKRTGHRGFGFVTFADDGVADRVSRRPHEICGHQVAIDSATPLDDAGPPSGSFMMNPAESFGGYGGPMRTYGRMYGSLDFDDWGYGIGSGGRPSRADWRYRPY